Genomic window (Lewinellaceae bacterium):
CGAGAAAACCCACCTGGAAATCCTCGTATCCTTTCTGCTTGCGGGCAATGCGCCGGATGGCCTCTTCACAGGCTGCCTGGGGGCTGATCCCCTGGCGCATCAGCTCTACGACCAGAAAGGAGCCGGCGGTTTTGATGACGGCCTCTCCCAACCCGGTAGCCACGGCGGCTCCCACTTCATTATCGACGAACAAGCCGGCGCCGATAATCGGAGAATCCCCTACCCTGCCGTGCAATTTAAATGCCGCCCCGCTGGTGGTGCAGGCGCCGGAGAGCTTGCCGTCCTGCCCAATGCCCAACATGCCTATGGTGTCGTGGTTTTCGATATTGATAACGGGTTGGTAATGAGATTTTTCCTTCCATTCCCGCCAGTTCTTTTCGGCTTTGGAAGTCAGGAGGTTCTGGCGTTTGAAGCCATTTTCCAAAGCGAATTGCAGGGCGCCGTCTCCTGCCAGCATCACGTGGGGCGTTTTTTCCATCACCAGGCGGGCCACGGAAACCGGATGCCGGATATCCTGGAGGAAACAAACAGAGCCGCAGTTGCCTTCTTCATCCATGATGCAGGCATCGAGGGTCACTCTGCCGTCCCGGTCGGGCCGCCCGCCGTATCCTACCGACATATCATCGGGGTCGGCCTCCGCAACGCGGACGCCCTGTTCCACGGCATCGAGGGCCCGGGCTCCTTTTTTGATCGCTTTCCAGGCTTTTTTATTGGCGGCGAGGTTATTCCAGGTCGACACCACGGTAGGCGGCGGCAAGGCCGGGCTTTGGAGCCATGGCTGGACAGCGCCGGCGGTTTTGCCAATAGACAAGCCCAGTCCGCCCAATACGGTTTGGGTTATGAATTTTCTCCGGTTGGTCATTGATGCGGTTTGATGGTTTAAAATCGCGCATCAAAGTTCAAAAAAAAAGCGTACATCTTTTAATCGAAGAACCCATTGGCTTCTGATTTCACTGTTTTTTCGTCTTTTTCGGGTGGGCCGTCCTGTACAATAACCGGCCTGAAGAGGCGAAGCAACGTAAAGGCAGGTTGTATGAATTGGCCAACTTGCTTCAATAAGGCAGCATCGGGGCTGAGCGTACAAACCTCAGGTTCGTCCGTCAGTTCTCCATCGGCGTCGGAGTCCAGCACGGGGCAGCCGCAGCGGCCTTTGGGCCCGGGAAGCCGGAGGCATTCGTCATCCAGGTCGGCCACCTCGTCCTTGTCGTAATCCGGGCAGCCCTGGGTAGGAATGGTGCCGGCAACAAGCGGGCACCGGTCTTCGCGGTCGGCCACTCCGTCATCATCGGTATCGGGGCAGCCATTGAGCTGCCGCGGCCCGGCCTCGGTGCGGCAAATGTCTTCCAGGTCCTCCACCCCGTCTCCGTCTTCGTCGGGGCAGCCCCGGGCAGAGAGGCGGCCTTTCATCTGCGGGCAGGCATCTTCCTTGTCGGCGATGCCGTCCCGGTCGGCATCTTTGGCTATAAACCGGAAAGAGAGGGTGGCGCCGGCAAAGGAGTACCAGTCGTTGGTCCCAGGTTTTCCGGCGTGGCTGATGCCGTCGACATAATCGGTAAAAGCAGTAGTGGTCGATGCTTCCAGGCCCAGGAGGACGCCGGGGCTGAGGTCTATTTTAATGCCGATGCCAAAGGGGGCCGCCAGGCGGGTTTGAGGAAAAGGCTCCTGCCGGTCTGCGTCAATGAGCGGGACGAGGTCGTCGGAGCCGGTTTGAGAGAAATCGGGGCTGGCTTTCAGGTAGGCCAAACCGGCGCCCGTGAAAAAATAGGGAGAGATCAGGCCTTTGAAGTAAGCTGTATCCGGATAACGGCGCCGGCCAAAGGGCTCCCATTCCACCAGCAGGCTGGCCTGCCCGGCCTGGCTTTGAAAACGGAAATTGCGGACGTCGAAGCCTGCTTTGGAAAAATTGCGGTCATCGCCGGAAAGCTCGGCGTAGGAGAGGTTCAGCCTCAGCGCCCACTCGGCAGAGATATGATGGCGCAACAGCAGCCCATAGGCGCCGTTCAGCTCTTCCCACTCCGGATGCCAGTCGGGAGCAAGTTCTCCCTGATAGCCGGCGCCGCCCACGACGAAACCCGCTTCCCATTTTGGCTGCGCCAGCAGCGCCAGCGGCGCCATTAGCAGATATGTACATAGTGTGTGTAGCCTCATCAAGCAGTTGTTTACATGATAGCTTGAAAGTATGTTTTACAAACTCAGGCCCGGTTGCAGCGCCTTTCCCTTAACCGGCCGTTTCCTGTAAAGGCAAGCAGGCCCATGGACAGGATGCAAGGTTATACGTTAGCGCATGGATTGAGTTACAGGGGGGCAGGCGGACTGTTAGAGTTGATGCATAACTGGGGAAAACACCAACCAGGACATTTTCTTGCAAAAGTGTGTGTTGGGGCCCATTTAAAAGCCAAAGAACCGGTTTAAATTTATTCAGATGGGCTGCCTCAAAGGGGCCCTTTCGGGACAAGCGAACGTCCAATAAGTTAAAACCAGTTCAAAATCACGCCTAAGATAAGGCTATAAAAGCTATACTCAAAAAAAGCATATAAAAAATGTGCTCAAATGACGGTTCGGAGGGCTCCGGGAGAGGATACAACAAAAAATAGCGAGCCGCCGGAGCAGCTCGCCACTAGGTTCAGCAAGTTAATATTAAGAGAGAGAAAAGCCGTGGTTGAAAATTAAAATGTAAAACCATAACCTGGCGAAGCCAGAACCAAGTGTTCCTAAACCGCAAAACCGCGAAACCGCAGAACCGCGAAACCGCAAAACCGCAAAACCGCAGAACCGAAACACCGCAGAACCGCAAAATGTAAAACCGCAAAATGTAAAATGTAAAGGGATTGAAAGGCCCGCGCTGTTGGCGCCCAATTTTACATTTGATATTTTGCAGTTTGATATTTTAACTTACTCAGGCCCCGCACATCAGGCAGTCCGGGTCGTCCAGGTTGCACACCTCGCCTTCGCCGGCCCCGGTATCCAGCTGGGGCTCCGGAATGCCTTCGGCGGCGGCTACAACCTCCTTTTTCACCTGAGCAGCCTGCTTGACCGTAAACTTGATCGGGTCGGTAGCCGCTTTGCTGCGCAGGTAGTACATGCCGGTCTTCAGGCCTTTCTGCCAGGCGTAGAAGTGCATGGAAGACAGCTTCCCGAAATTGGGGTCCTGCAGGAAGAGGTTCATGCTCTGGCTCTGGCAGATGAAAGCGCCGCGGTCGGCCGCCATGTCGATGATGGCCTTCTGGCTGATTTCCCAGACGGTTTTGTACAGTTCCTTGAGGTCGTCGGGAATCTCGTCGATTTCCTGAATGGACCCGTTGGCGGCCATCAGCCGGTGCTTCATGTCGTCATCCCACAGCCCCAGGCCAATCAGGTCGTGCAGCAAATGCTTATTCACCACGATAAACTCGCCGGACAAGGTGCGGCGGGTGTAAATATTGGAAGTATAAGGCTCAAAGCATTCATTGTTGCCCAATATCTGCGAAGTGGAAGCGGTCGGCATGGGCGCCAGCAGCAGGCTGTTGCGCAGGCCGTGCTTTTTGATGCGTTTCTTCAGGCCGGCCCAGTCCCAGCGATCGCCGGGCTGCACGCCCCACATGTCGAACTGCAGTTCGCCCTTGCTGGCCGGCGAGCCCGGGAAGGTCTCGTAATGGCCGTCGCGCTCGGCCAGTATGCAGGACTCCGTCAATGCTGCGAAGTAGATCGTCTCAAAAATATCGCGGTTGAGTTGCCGCGCCTCCGGGCTGTCGAACGGATAGCGCATCTGTATGAAGGCGTCGGCCAGGCCCTGCACCCCGATGCCAATGGGCCGGTGCCGCATATTAGAGTTGCGCGCCTCGGGTATCGGATAGTAGTTGATGTCGATCACCTTGTTGAGGTTGCGCGTCACCACCCGGCTGATATCGAACAATTTCTGGAAGTCGAACGCCCGGGTGTCCTCATCCACAAATTTGGACAAGGCGATGGAGGCCAGGTTGCAGACGGCCACTTCGTCCGGAGAAGTGTATTCCATGATCTCCGTGCAGAGGTTGCTGGAGCGAATGGTGCCCAGGTTTTTCTGGTTGGACTTCCGGTTGGCCGCATCTTTGTACAATATATATGGCGTGCCGGTTTCGATCTGAGATTCCAGGATGGCGAACCACAACTCCTGGGCCCGCACGGTTTTCCGGGCCCGCCCCTCCTGCTCGTATTGATGGTACAGCGCTTCAAACTCGCCGCTGTGGCAATCGTACAGGCCGGGCGCCTCATTCGGGCAGAACAGCGACCATTCGGTGTCCTCCCGGACGCGCTCCATGAACAGGTCCGGTATCCACATGGCGTAGAAGAGGTCGCGGGCGCGCATTTCTTCCTTGCCGTGGTTCTTCTTCAGGTCGAGGAATTCAAATACGTCGGCGTGCCAGGGCTCGAGGTAGACGGCGAAGGCGCCTTTTCTTTTTCCGCCTCCCTGGTCAATATAGCGTGCCGTATCATTGAATACTTTAAGCATGGGAACGACCCCGTTGGAAACCCCTCCAGTGCCCTTGATGTAGCTGCCCGTGGCCCGGATATTGTGAATGCTCAAGCCGATCCCTCCTGCGGATTGAGAGATTTTGGCGCAGCGGGAGAGGGTTTCAAAAATCCCGGGAACTGAATCTTCAGTCATTGTCAAAAGAAAGCAGCTTGAAAGTTGCGGCTTCGGCGTGCCTGCATTGAACAACGTCGGCGTAGCGTGGATAAACCACTTCTCCGAGATCAGGTTGTAGGTTTCGATGGCCGCCGCGATGTCTTCCCCGTGGATGCCCACGGCGGCGCGCATGATCATGTGCTGGGGGCGCTCCACCACCTGCCCGTCCATGCGCAGGAGGTAGGACCGCTCCAGGGTCTTGAAGCCGAAGAAATCGAAGCTGTAGTCTCGGTCGTAGATGATGGCCGAGTCCAGCTCGTCGCGGTGCTTCCAGATGATCTCGAAGCTATCGTCGCCGATCAGGCCCGCCGGCTCGCCCGTCTTGGGGTCGATGTAGTTGTAGAGGTCCTTCATGGTGCGGGCGAAGGACTTTTTGGTGTTCTTGTGCAGGTTGGAAACGGCGATTCGGGCAGCCAGGATGGCGTATTCCGGATGGTCGGTGGCCATGGTGGCTGCCGTTTCGGCCGCCAGGTTGTCCAGCTCGGTGGTCGTGACGCCGTCGTACAGCCCCTGTATCACCTTTTTGGCGATCTCGATGTAATCGATGTACCTCGTATCGAGGTCGTAGCAGAGTTTTTTGATGCGGGCGGTAATTTTGTCAAAGCTGACGTCTTCGCGCTTACCGCTTCTTTTGATGACTTCCATAAAGGTTAGTTTTGATTGGTTTAGGCATTAGGCCTCGATTTGCCTCTGAAGCCAGAGAATTCATTTGAAATTGTGGACGGTGTACGTGACCTGGCGGGAACCGGTGGGCGTACGGTGTACGGCATGCAGGCTCCGAGGGCCCCTGAGCTCGCCCAAGTCCCTGCGTACATCGTACACAAAAAAGCCATATCCTCAGCCCTTACATCGTACACCATAACCTAAACAAGTTTTTGTCAATTTGTATTTTTCATGATCAAATCTCCAACAGGGCTAAAAGTCTTCATCCAGAGAGAAAACCTGCTTGTCGCTGCCGGACATGACGCCCGACTTCTGATAGTCGCCCACGCGCTTTTCGAAGAAGTTGGTCTTGCCCTGCAGGGAGATCATATCCATCCAGGGGAAGGGATTTTCTACGTGGTAAATTTTGGGCTGGCTCAGGGCGGCCAGCAGGCGGTCGGCCACGAACTCGATGTACTGGCACATCAGCTCTGAATTCATGCCGATGAGGTTGACGGGCAGGGCGTCGGAGACGAATTCCTTTTCGATGTCCACCGCGTCGGTGATGATCTTGCGGATGGTCTCTTCCGGCAGTTTATTTTGAATGTGCTGGTTGTAGAGCAGGCAGGCGAAGTCGCAATGCATGCCTTCATCGCGGGAGATCAGCTCGTTGGAGAAAGACAGCCCGGGCATGAGCCCCCGCTTTTTCAGCCAGAAGATGGAGCAGAAAGAGCCGGAGAAGAAAATGCCTTCCACGGCGGCAAAAGCGACGAGGCGTTCTGCGAAGGATGCGTTTTCGATCCAGCGCAGGGCCCAATGCGCCTTTTTCTTCACGCAATCCAGTGTTTCGATGGCGTTGAAGAGGTAATCCTTTTCTTTCAGGTCTTTGATGTAGGTATCGATCAGCAGGCTGTAGGTCTCGGAATGGATGTTTTCCATCATGATCTGGAAACCGTAGAAGAACTTGGCTTCCGTGTATTGCACCTCGCTGACGAAATTTTCCGCCAGGTTTTCGTTGACGATGCCGTCGCTGGCAGCGAAAAAAGCCAGGACGTGCTTGATGAAGTGGCGCTCGTTGTCGCTGAGCTTGTCGTTCCAGTCTCCCAGGTCGGAAGAAAGGTCGATCTCTTCCGCCGTCCAGAAGCTGGCTTCCGATTTTTTATAAAAAGCCCAGATATCGTTGTGTTTGATGGGGAAAAGGACAAAGCGGTTGGGGTTTTCCTGAAGTATTGGCTCTACTTGCTGAGTCATTGGAATGTGCGTTTTTTAAAGATGAAATAGTTATGAAGAAAGCGTCGCTTTTCTCGAATACATACTCTACAGTACAGCCGCTCCGCCCCGGAGAAGGGCAACTGCCGCTTTCCAGGGAGCCATGGCTCCGGCCTGGCTGCAAAATCCTGCTGTTTGTTGAAATACTTTCGGGAATTTTCTGCTTCAGGGCTCGGGCAAGAGCCGCAGCAGAGGCGACTGTAGCTAAGCTTGGTTGTGCTTACGCAGACAGGTATGGCTGTTTTCCCTAGCATGCTTTGTTTGTCACCACTAAATTAATAAGATCAGGCATTTGCCACGCTCAAAGTTATCAACACTATGTTTATAACTACCATAAATAACTGATTGTCAATTGCAATTGAATGTTAGTCATTTTTTCCACAATGTGGATAACTCAATTGTGGAAAACCGGCGGATTGTCACCTTATGGGTTATAAAGCGTTGAGGGCCATGGGGAAGGAGGGAAGGAGGCTACTCGTCTGACGTTGGACAGGGATTGCTGGGACTGTGTACGAGGTACGGGGCCGGCAAGGGCTTGAGGCTGTGTACGATGTCCGAAGCTCCACCGGCTGAATGGTAGCCGGGAAGGATTCAAAACAACCGCTTCCGCTGAAAGTACCAAACCAGGAGCAAGCTCAGGCCAATTGAAAGGGACATGATGATGTAGATGGCGTAGCCTTTATTTTCCAGTGGAAGCGGCACGTTCATGCCATAAAAGCTGGCAACCAGGGTTGGCACCATGAGGATAATGGTGATGAGGGTGAGCCTGCGGATGGTGATGTTGAGGTTGTTGGAAATGATGGAGCCATAGGCGTCCATGGTGCCGTTGAGGATATTGGTGTAAACGTTGGCCATTTCCAGAGCCTGGCTGTTGTCGATGATGATGTCTTCGAACAGGTCGGCCTTATCCTCATCATCGCGGATGTGGAGGAAGTCGGTCCGCTTCATCTTGAGTTTGAGCAGTTCGTTGGCGCTCAGGGTGTTGACGAAGTAGACCAAACTTTTTTCTATGCTGAGCAGTTGCTTCAGTTCTTTGTTGCGGCTGGAGTCGTACAGCTCCTGCTCGATGAGGTTGCGCTTGAGGTTGAGCTTTTTCAGGCAGGTGAGGAACCGGTATACATTCTGTTCCATGATTTGCAGGACAAAAGCGGAATCGTCGTCGGGCGTGAAATTTTTCACCTTTCCATCCAGGAAGAGCTGCAGGACGGGGTTTTCGTGAGAAGTAATGGTGATCACATGCTCGATGGTGATGATGATGCCGATCGGCACGGTGATGTAGATCGCATCGTTTTCCTCCTCGGCTTCATTCAGGATGGGAGTATTGACAACAATGAGGCGGACATCATCCTCCCGCTCGTAACGCGAGCGCTCGTCGATGTCAAGCGAATCGGTGAGGAAGTCCAGCGGCACGTCAAACTGCATGGCCACTTCCTCCAACTCTTCGTGGCTGAAAGGGGGAGAGATGTTGACCCAACAGCTAACCTCCGGCTCTTCCAGCTCCTTCAGCTTACCCTCCTCTTTTGCGTAATACCGGATCATCTTCTGAGTGAATAAAGAGTGTGAATTTATCCGGCACAAACATACGATTAATAAGCTGGGTTAGCAAATGGGTAATGAGGGGGGGGAGAGTTGCATTGTTAAATGGTTTTATTGTTGGCATGGCTGGGGCGGAGGGGGAGGGCTGCATTGTTAAATGGTTATATTGTTGGCACGGCCGGGGAGGAGGGGGAGGGTTGCATTGTTAAATGGTTATATTGTTGGCATGGCTGGGGCGGAGGGGGAGGGTTGCATTGTTAAATGGTTTTATTGTTGAAAACGGACTTTCGTCCCTACAGGACTGGCAGCAAAACTACATTTATTGAGAAGTTTCATCCAACAAATCCAGCAACCATCCAACCATCCCTGCCCGCCAATCCAACCATCCAACAATCCATCCAGCCAGCCAGCCAGCCAGCCAGCCATCCCCCCCTCCTCACCTGCCCTGCGAAATGCTCATACAAAGGCAGCGCCGTCACTCCTGCCCTTCCCCAGCGGGGAGGATACCCCTCGCGGAGGCGGTAGTAATCGGAGATGATGTCGGCCTGCTGTTCCAGGTTGAAATCCTGGAAGGAACGGCCGGCCAGCAGCGCCGCTTCCAGCCCCTGCGCGCCGCCGTAATCATACCCCTCGGGGCTGCGCTGGGCTGCCAGCGCCCGGGGGATGTAGACGATGCCCAACTTCTGGTATTGCCAGACGTGCACCAGCTCATGGATCAACAAGCTGTTGTCCATTCTGCCCCAGGAGTTGATGCAATAAAAACTGACATAGCAGAACTGAAACTGGCGCGGCCCGGCTACCGAGTATTCATCGATGCGGATGCGCTGGTAGTTGATCGACCGCCCAAAGATGGGCCGGGCCAGTTTTTTTTCCCAGGCATACAGCGGCCGGCTGTTGAATTTGGCGAAGTCGATCAGCGTCTCGTACAACTCGCCGATGGCCAGGCAGTCCAGCAGCAACAATAGCATTTCCAGCCACCAGTATGCTGTCTTCCCCCCCAGTATCTTGCTGACCATTTCTTCGCGATAAGCCGACCGCACATTTCGCAAGCCTTTCTGCAGGTGTTTAGCTACCCGCTTCAACCGGGCCGGCAGATAGCGCAAGGCATCAACCAGGCGCAGCACAACGTCCATCAGCTTCAACAGCAGAAGCTGAAGCAGGTATTGTACGCTGATATCTGCATGGAAGGCCTTTCCTGAGATCTTCATGGCCAATGTTTTATTCTTGTCCGGGGCAACCCGTCTAGCGTTGGACAGCGTCGTACATCGTACACACAAGGGTTCCCACTGTGTCCGTACATCGTACACAACCCCAGCCCATTCTGTCCAACCTTAGAACGGTAGCCTTGTCCGGCAAAAATATCTTCGATTGTTATTATGCGGAGCCTGGCCTGGGGTGAGATGGCTGACATCGGAAATATACAGAATTAAAATTTTTCTCGCTGCTTTTAGGCAATCTTAACAAGAATAATTAATTTTGGGATTCTGCACTACTTATCCATTCCCCCCACCGCCCTTTTTTGCACCCTGGTTTTATAATCGCTCTTGCGAGAGCGCTATCTTTTCATTGCTAAACAAAAACTATGAAAACCAGGTTACACCTCGTACAGGGGCAGGGAGCGCCAGTTTATTTTATTCGCTTTTTCTTTGTCCTATCCATGCTTTATCTTTTTCCCTCATCCAGTTTTGAACAAGCTGATATGGCTTGCGACGGAAATACCGTGCTGGTAAATTATAACGGTACTTTTCAGGATTTCGCTGTTCCACAGAGCCTGGATGGAGAACAAATCGAATTTACCGCCAAGGGCGGCGATGGAGGCTTTGCCCGCATCAAAAATACCATTCCTCTTCTTGGAAACATGCAAATCTGTGCATCAGATGGCGGACAGGGCGCTACCGCGAACGCTACTTTTGCAGTCGGACAGGGCAATGACGAAATACCACCAGGCTCGCTCATCCGGTTTATTGTGGGGGGCAAAGGAGCGGAAGGAGACGCAGAAATTGTCATCGGCAACGCTTTCCAGTACGGGGGCGGTGGTGGAGGAACCGCTGTGCTCCTGCAGCGGCCCTCCAGCCAGGATTGGGAGCTTTTGATGGCCGCCGGGGGCGGTGGGGGCGCCTATCAGGGCATGGCTTTCACCTTTTGCGTAGATAATGAGAATGGCCAGGGCGGCCAGGCGGGCACATCCGGAGGCAGGGGTAATGGCGACATTGCTCCTGGCAATGCCGGTACTGGTGGCCAAGGTGGCAATGCCGGCGGTTTGTTCGGTGTTGAAATCGGCGGCGGCGGTGGCGGCGCCGATACTGATGGACGCGGCATAACCTGTCTTACGCTCCAAATTCCGCCCACTGTTTCTGAAGTAGGCGAAGGGTTGGCCGGCGCAACCACCGGAGGCTCCGGAGGACAGGATGACGGCTGTACCGGTTTTAATTTCCGGAACGGCGGCTATGGCTTTGGCGGCGGGGGCGCCGGCTTTGGGTCAGGTGGCGGCGGTGGAGGTTACTCCGGCGGCGGGGGCGGTGGAACAACCGGCCGCGGCGGAGGCGGTGGCAGTTTTGTCCGCCCAATGGCAAAAAGCCAATCCATCTTGGCAGGGGGCGCCATATCATTGCCCGAAGATGGGGTAGCGAGTTTCCGGTGTATCCTACTGAACTCCCCGCCGGAAGCATACTGCATCAGCACGCCAATCACCCTTAGCCTGGATGATTCCGGAATGACTGCCCTCTCTCCCGGGCAGTTGGACGACGGCAGTTTCGATCCCGATGGCGATGAGCTTTCTTTCAGCCTGAGCCAGGAATTTTTTGACTGCACGCACGTAGGAGAAAATATAGTGGCCTTGTTCATTGAAGACAACGAGGGCGCCGTCAGTTCCTGTGCCGCCACAGTGAGTATTCAGGACGATACCGCTCCGGCCGTCCTTTGCCCGGAAAACAAAAGTGTGCCCTGCAATAGTCCTGCCGATCCCGTTGCAACAGGCCTGGCTACCGCCACCGACAACTGCGATCCGGCTCCGGCTATCGATTTCTCCGATGCCATGCTGGATGCCGGCTGCGATTATGAGTGTACCATAGAAAGGACTTTTTCCGCTACCGACGCCTGGGGAAACCGCTCGGCCTGCAGCCAGGTCATAACAAAGTCGGCCGCCGGGTTATTTGAGGATGCGTTATCTGCCGACCTGGATGGGGATGGGGTGAACGACCCCATCGTGTTGGGATATTCGCGCCATACCTTGACGATTGCCGATGGTGGGGGCAATTGCATTTTCAACTGGCTGCCCGGAGCGGCCGGCAACCCGGCTTCCCTGCCGCGGGCTCAGCGCGTGGTGGACGGCACCGACTGCCGCAGCGGCATCCAGCTTTCAGCCGATGGCAAAATAAACAATCCGCTGCTGGCGGAAGCGCTGCTCCTGGCCGTCAAAATCCGCCTCGACCCACAACTGGGCAATACCCGGCTTTCCAGCCTGGATTGCGGATTCCACCCGGCTCTTAGCCAGTTCCTGGGCAACAATCCGTCGGTCAACAACCTCCTGCGGCTGGCCAACCTCGCCCTGGGCAACATCCTCGGCCCGGTGCCGTTCGGGCCACTCACGAACGCCCTGCATTGTATCAATGAGGCGCATGGCCTCTGCGGGCAGCAAGAAGCGCCTCTGGCAGCCCAACCTACCCCTTTCATTGGCGGAAGCGCAACCGGACAGGCAGCAGAAGGGCTCGACATTTACCCGAATCCCGCCGCCAACTCGGTACATTTCAACCTGGCAGCCTTCCGGGGAAAAATTGCCGTAATCCGCATTTTCAGCCCGCAGGGGCAGCTTGTGGAAGAACGCCGCCTGCCGGAAGTGCCGGAAGGGGCCCTGGAATGGCGGCTGGACCATTACAACAACGGCCTTTACATCGCCACCCTCTCTGCCGAGGGGCATGCGGTGCAAACAGGCAGGTTCGTGGTGGAGCGGTAGAGTTACTTAAACCGTATGGCCTTCACCGGGCTGATGCTGGTCACCAGGTAAGAAGGAATAATGAGGAAGAACAATGTGATAGCCAGCGTGCCCAGGTTGAGCAGCAGGATGGGCCAGAAATTGAGGTCTATGGGCGCGGTAGAAAGGTAGTAATTCTCCTCCGACAGCGTGATGAACTCGAAGCGGTCCTGCAACAGGCAGAGGCCGATGCCGATGAGGTTGCCCCAAAACAGGCCCAAAATCACAATATAAGCTGCGTAGTAGAGGAAGATTTTTCGGATGCCCCAGTTGGCAGTGCCCAGGGCTTTGAGAATACCGATCATATTGGTGCGCTCCAGGATGAGGATCATCAGGGCGGTGACCATGTTGATGATGGCGACGATGATCATCAGGGACAGGATGACTACCTCGTTGATGTCCTGTAAATCGAGCCAGTCAAAGATTTCGGGCAGTTTTTCCCGGATGGTTTCCGCGTACAGGTCAGCCGGCAGCTCCTCAAAATAGATGTATTCATTGATGGGCTGGAGGTCGTCGATGTCGTCGATGAACACTTCGAACCCGCTTACCTGGCTTTCCTCCCATCCCAGCAGGCGCTGTATCTGCCGGATGTCGACCAGGGCAAACTTGCGGTCGTATTCTTCCAGCCCGGTGCGGTAGACGCCGCTCACTTTAAAACGGCGCTTCAGTTGCTCTCCCTTCTCCACAAAATGAATGATGAAGGCGTCGCCGGTATCCACCTGCAGGCGCGCCGCCGTCTGATCCGAGATAAGAATCTCGTCGGACATGGCTGTATCGGGCAGGGCGATGGCCCGCCCCCGTTTGATGTACTGCTGCATGAAAGCCCAATCGAAATCCTCCCCTATACCCTTCAGGATAATGCCTTCGATCTCCTTGTCTTTTTTTGTCCCGGCTTCAATGATGCCGGGCTTGATGGCAAATACCTGAATGTGCCGGATGCCCCCCCTGGTCCGCTTTATTCGATCCACCCGGCGCCCCAGCCATTCTTCCTGTTGCAGGTACGTTATGCTCCGGACGGTGTCCAGC
Coding sequences:
- a CDS encoding T9SS type A sorting domain-containing protein gives rise to the protein MKTRLHLVQGQGAPVYFIRFFFVLSMLYLFPSSSFEQADMACDGNTVLVNYNGTFQDFAVPQSLDGEQIEFTAKGGDGGFARIKNTIPLLGNMQICASDGGQGATANATFAVGQGNDEIPPGSLIRFIVGGKGAEGDAEIVIGNAFQYGGGGGGTAVLLQRPSSQDWELLMAAGGGGGAYQGMAFTFCVDNENGQGGQAGTSGGRGNGDIAPGNAGTGGQGGNAGGLFGVEIGGGGGGADTDGRGITCLTLQIPPTVSEVGEGLAGATTGGSGGQDDGCTGFNFRNGGYGFGGGGAGFGSGGGGGGYSGGGGGGTTGRGGGGGSFVRPMAKSQSILAGGAISLPEDGVASFRCILLNSPPEAYCISTPITLSLDDSGMTALSPGQLDDGSFDPDGDELSFSLSQEFFDCTHVGENIVALFIEDNEGAVSSCAATVSIQDDTAPAVLCPENKSVPCNSPADPVATGLATATDNCDPAPAIDFSDAMLDAGCDYECTIERTFSATDAWGNRSACSQVITKSAAGLFEDALSADLDGDGVNDPIVLGYSRHTLTIADGGGNCIFNWLPGAAGNPASLPRAQRVVDGTDCRSGIQLSADGKINNPLLAEALLLAVKIRLDPQLGNTRLSSLDCGFHPALSQFLGNNPSVNNLLRLANLALGNILGPVPFGPLTNALHCINEAHGLCGQQEAPLAAQPTPFIGGSATGQAAEGLDIYPNPAANSVHFNLAAFRGKIAVIRIFSPQGQLVEERRLPEVPEGALEWRLDHYNNGLYIATLSAEGHAVQTGRFVVER
- a CDS encoding ABC transporter permease, which codes for MNFELFLARRVAASGQQSFSRLILRIAVAAVALSVAVMICSNALIAGFKKEISTKIFGFWGHIHITDTDINRSLLEAYPISKYQPFYPALDTVRSITYLQQEEWLGRRVDRIKRTRGGIRHIQVFAIKPGIIEAGTKKDKEIEGIILKGIGEDFDWAFMQQYIKRGRAIALPDTAMSDEILISDQTAARLQVDTGDAFIIHFVEKGEQLKRRFKVSGVYRTGLEEYDRKFALVDIRQIQRLLGWEESQVSGFEVFIDDIDDLQPINEYIYFEELPADLYAETIREKLPEIFDWLDLQDINEVVILSLMIIVAIINMVTALMILILERTNMIGILKALGTANWGIRKIFLYYAAYIVILGLFWGNLIGIGLCLLQDRFEFITLSEENYYLSTAPIDLNFWPILLLNLGTLAITLFFLIIPSYLVTSISPVKAIRFK